One stretch of Xiphophorus maculatus strain JP 163 A chromosome 19, X_maculatus-5.0-male, whole genome shotgun sequence DNA includes these proteins:
- the cldn20 gene encoding claudin-20 yields the protein MASTGMQIFGFVLALLGIMGATVATLLPNWKVSADVGSNIITAISQMQGLWMDCTWYSTGMFSCTLKYSVLSLPAYLQTARTTMVLCCVLAAMGLCLASLGLKCTRWGGGRRSKRHAAIASGGCFVTAGFLCLVPASWFTKEVITNFLDSSVPESNKFEPGGAVYVAFVSAGFLFVGGSIFCMSCPGKRHGPQDLVLLPPPDKLLLQQQQQQLLQQQQELQHQYCSLSPLDNKTGYSLQDYV from the coding sequence ATGGCATCCACTGGCATGCAGATATTTGGATTTGTCCTGGCGCTGCTGGGCATTATGGGGGCCACGGTGGCTACCCTGCTGCCCAACTGGAAGGTCAGCGCAGATGTGGGCTCCAACATCATCACGGCCATCTCCCAGATGCAGGGGCTGTGGATGGACTGCACCTGGTACAGCACCGGCATGTTCAGCTGCACGCTCAAGTACTCGGTGCTCTCTCTTCCTGCGTACTTGCAGACTGCACGCACCACCATGGTGCTCTGCTGCGTGCTGGCCGCCATGGGCCTCTGCCTTGCTTCTCTGGGGCTGAAATGCACACGGTGGGGAGGCGGACGCCGTTCCAAGCGACACGCCGCCATTGCCAGCGGCGGCTGCTTCGTCACCGCTGGCTTTCTCTGTCTGGTGCCCGCTTCTTGGTTTACCAAGGAGGTCATCACAAACTTCTTGGACTCCAGCGTGCCGGAGAGCAATAAGTTTGAGCCCGGGGGTGCCGTGTATGTGGCCTTTGTTTCAGCAGGTTTCCTTTTTGTCGGAGGGTCCATATTCTGCATGTCCTGCCCGGGGAAAAGACACGGCCCTCAGGACCTGGTTCTGCTTCCTCCGCCGGACAAACTgctgctccagcagcagcagcaacagctgctccagcagcagcaggagctccAGCACCAGTACTGCTCTCTCTCCCCTTTAGACAACAAGACTGGCTACAGCCTGCAGGACTACGTGTAA